A DNA window from Desertifilum tharense IPPAS B-1220 contains the following coding sequences:
- the chlG gene encoding chlorophyll synthase ChlG: MTTDETPSNRSAKTRQMLGMRGASSGETNLWKIRLQLMKPITWIPLIWGVVCGAASSGNFRWNLENVLIVAACMLLSGPLLAGYTQTLNDFYDAEIDAINEPYRPIPSGAISQEQVTAQIWILLLAGIGIAYILDVWAGHTGKTVAALAVGGSYISYIYSAPPLKLKRNGWLGNYALGASYIALPWWAGHALFGELNWKIVILTLIYSLAGLGIAVVNDFKSVEGDQKLGLNSLPVMFGITTAAWICVLMIDVFQLGVAGYLMSIHENLYATILILLVIPQITFQDMYFLRNPIENDVKYQASAQPFLVLGMLVTALALGHAGI, encoded by the coding sequence ATGACAACGGACGAAACGCCATCAAACCGTAGTGCCAAAACCCGACAGATGCTAGGGATGCGGGGTGCCTCTTCTGGAGAAACCAACCTCTGGAAAATTCGCCTGCAACTGATGAAACCGATCACTTGGATACCGCTGATCTGGGGAGTCGTTTGCGGTGCAGCCTCCTCCGGCAATTTCCGGTGGAATTTAGAAAATGTCTTAATCGTCGCCGCCTGCATGTTACTATCAGGCCCTTTGCTGGCAGGGTATACCCAAACCCTGAACGATTTTTACGATGCCGAAATTGACGCCATCAACGAACCCTATCGCCCCATTCCCTCCGGCGCAATTTCCCAAGAGCAAGTCACCGCTCAAATTTGGATCTTACTGCTGGCTGGGATTGGCATCGCCTACATTTTAGATGTCTGGGCCGGTCATACGGGTAAAACTGTTGCCGCTTTAGCTGTGGGTGGCAGCTACATTTCCTATATTTACTCTGCACCGCCGCTGAAACTCAAGCGCAACGGTTGGCTGGGTAACTATGCCTTGGGTGCCAGTTATATTGCCCTACCCTGGTGGGCGGGTCATGCTTTATTTGGCGAACTCAACTGGAAAATCGTCATTCTCACCTTAATTTACAGCTTGGCCGGTTTGGGAATTGCCGTCGTCAACGATTTCAAAAGCGTTGAAGGGGATCAAAAATTAGGCTTGAACTCCTTACCCGTCATGTTTGGCATCACCACCGCCGCTTGGATTTGCGTTTTAATGATTGACGTGTTTCAATTGGGCGTTGCCGGTTATTTAATGAGCATTCACGAGAATCTTTATGCCACGATTCTGATCTTGCTCGTTATTCCCCAAATTACGTTCCAGGATATGTACTTTCTTCGCAATCCTATAGAAAATGATGTGAAATATCAGGCAAGCGCCCAACCCTTCCTGGTGTTGGGAATGCTCGTTACGGCTTTAGCTTTGGGTCATGCCGGTATTTAG
- a CDS encoding ArsA family ATPase, protein MALILTFLGKGGTGKTTIAIAAAKQLAAQGKRVLLAFTEPASATALLLGTPIGSTCTEVAANLEAVVLHSTELLEKSWEEVKKLEAQYVRTPFFKSVYGQELGILPGMDSALALNAIREYEQSGKYDAIVYDGAGDRESLRMLGIPEIASWYIRRFRQVFIDSDLGKNLSPFLGPISSAVLNVDLTQDNFSGPTKQVNNILDDGKEAIANPQRVAAYLVTTGDPVAIATARYLWGSAQQVGLTVGGVILNKSVMPDTEAAEAAASLQDLYQFFDRELTATDTTSEEFVNLPVSIVPYSAVHAWEPIMAALPNLAQTPQSPAPLTININERKVTLFLPGFDKKQVKLTQYGPELTIEAGDQRRNILLPPQLSGKPVTGAKFQEGYLIVSF, encoded by the coding sequence ATGGCCCTAATTCTGACATTTTTGGGCAAAGGTGGCACGGGTAAAACCACGATCGCGATCGCGGCGGCGAAACAGCTTGCGGCTCAGGGAAAGCGCGTTTTGCTTGCGTTCACCGAACCCGCGTCAGCAACAGCGTTATTATTAGGCACCCCCATCGGTTCAACTTGTACTGAAGTGGCTGCTAATTTAGAAGCCGTCGTTCTGCACAGTACCGAATTGCTAGAGAAAAGTTGGGAGGAAGTGAAGAAACTGGAAGCCCAGTATGTCCGCACTCCCTTCTTTAAATCGGTCTATGGGCAGGAATTGGGAATTTTACCGGGAATGGACAGCGCTTTAGCCCTGAATGCCATCCGCGAGTACGAACAAAGCGGCAAATACGATGCGATCGTTTACGATGGTGCAGGCGATCGCGAAAGCTTGCGAATGCTGGGCATCCCGGAAATCGCCAGTTGGTATATCCGGCGGTTCCGCCAAGTGTTTATTGACTCCGATCTCGGTAAGAATTTATCTCCGTTCCTCGGCCCGATTAGTTCTGCTGTCTTAAATGTAGACTTAACCCAAGATAATTTTTCCGGCCCCACCAAGCAAGTCAACAATATTTTAGATGACGGCAAAGAGGCGATCGCTAACCCGCAGCGCGTCGCCGCCTACCTCGTCACCACGGGCGATCCAGTCGCGATCGCCACAGCCCGCTACCTGTGGGGCAGCGCCCAACAAGTCGGCTTAACCGTAGGTGGCGTCATCCTCAATAAATCCGTCATGCCCGATACCGAAGCCGCAGAAGCCGCAGCCTCCTTGCAAGACCTTTATCAATTCTTCGATCGCGAACTCACCGCTACGGACACAACCAGCGAAGAATTTGTCAACTTACCCGTCAGCATCGTACCCTACAGCGCCGTCCATGCTTGGGAACCGATTATGGCAGCCTTACCCAACTTGGCTCAAACCCCTCAATCCCCTGCCCCTCTGACCATTAACATTAACGAACGCAAAGTTACCCTTTTCTTACCCGGATTTGATAAAAAACAAGTGAAACTCACGCAATATGGCCCGGAATTAACCATTGAAGCCGGCGATCAGCGGCGGAACATCCTCCTTCCGCCCCAACTCAGCGGCAAACCCGTCACGGGTGCAAAATTCCAAGAGGGTTATTTGATCGTATCGTTCTAG
- a CDS encoding DUF2862 domain-containing protein, producing the protein MEIGQKVKVRRLRDRVSAATVNKLKQNPVGTVAGYKPLDGQEVGIVVKFDDQFATWFFEDELEPIS; encoded by the coding sequence ATGGAAATCGGTCAGAAGGTCAAAGTGCGTCGTCTGCGCGATCGCGTATCGGCGGCGACTGTCAATAAGCTAAAACAAAACCCAGTGGGGACTGTAGCCGGATATAAACCCCTCGATGGTCAGGAAGTGGGAATTGTCGTCAAATTCGACGATCAGTTTGCCACTTGGTTTTTTGAAGATGAGCTAGAACCGATTTCCTAG
- a CDS encoding aminotransferase class V-fold PLP-dependent enzyme encodes MSTETYRQQFPALADKAYFNYGGQGPMPQAALDAIIQTYQQIQSLGPFSNQTNAWIGEANQKTRACIAQELNVPLTSIALTEDVSVGCNIPLWGRVWQTGERILLTDCEHPSIIAAAQEISRRFGVELDFCPLMATLNQGNPTDAIASAIQPQTRLIVISHIIWNTGQVLPLGEIVQACKAINPSVRILVDAAQSVGSMPLNLTADGVDYYAFTGHKWLCGPEGVGGLYVHPDALEDLHPTFIGWRGIVSDASGSPIGWKPDSRRYEVATSAYPLWMGLQAAIALHQTWGTPQERYQQICHLSTTLWEKLQTLPQVRTLKTTPPTSGLISFQLENQQHPQLVQFLEQQGIFIRTLKNPDCVRACVHYFTLPSELDRLIDGIQAFQ; translated from the coding sequence ATGTCAACTGAAACCTACCGCCAACAATTCCCCGCCTTAGCCGATAAAGCCTATTTTAACTATGGCGGTCAAGGGCCAATGCCACAAGCTGCCCTTGATGCCATTATCCAAACCTATCAACAGATTCAATCCTTGGGGCCGTTTTCCAATCAAACCAACGCGTGGATAGGAGAAGCCAACCAAAAAACCCGCGCTTGTATTGCTCAAGAACTCAACGTTCCCCTCACTAGTATCGCCTTAACTGAAGATGTCTCTGTAGGGTGTAATATTCCCCTCTGGGGTCGAGTCTGGCAAACTGGAGAACGCATCCTATTAACTGACTGCGAACACCCTAGCATTATCGCCGCCGCCCAAGAAATTAGCCGTCGTTTTGGGGTAGAACTCGATTTTTGCCCTCTAATGGCGACTCTAAACCAGGGAAACCCTACAGATGCAATCGCCTCCGCCATTCAACCCCAAACCCGCCTGATTGTCATTAGCCACATTATTTGGAACACCGGACAGGTTTTACCCCTAGGCGAAATTGTCCAAGCCTGTAAAGCCATCAACCCTAGCGTGCGGATCTTAGTCGATGCGGCTCAATCCGTCGGCTCTATGCCCCTCAATTTAACCGCAGATGGCGTTGATTACTACGCTTTTACCGGACATAAATGGCTGTGCGGGCCTGAAGGCGTAGGGGGATTATACGTGCATCCAGACGCCTTAGAAGACCTGCATCCCACCTTCATCGGCTGGCGAGGAATTGTCAGCGATGCGAGTGGTTCCCCCATCGGCTGGAAACCCGACAGTCGGCGCTATGAAGTCGCCACCTCCGCCTATCCATTATGGATGGGGTTACAAGCTGCGATCGCGCTGCATCAAACCTGGGGAACGCCGCAAGAACGCTATCAGCAAATCTGTCACCTCAGCACCACCCTCTGGGAAAAGCTGCAAACCCTCCCCCAAGTTCGCACCCTCAAAACCACTCCCCCCACCTCTGGTTTAATCTCATTTCAACTCGAAAACCAACAACATCCCCAACTTGTCCAATTCTTAGAACAACAGGGAATCTTCATCCGCACCCTAAAAAATCCAGACTGCGTAAGAGCCTGCGTCCACTACTTTACTCTCCCTAGCGAACTGGATCGCCTCATCGATGGAATTCAAGCTTTTCAGTAG
- a CDS encoding class I SAM-dependent methyltransferase has protein sequence MISTSISAENYPAIRAFIQDQAVQAATFNSNIHPDDEMFSFLLDFYQGNTEKALLAYFKSGQEVMDRVRQIIEWKFGNFEKLESFLDFACGYGRFTRFLVQELSPKRICVSDIYTSAVDFQKQQFGVQGIYSTTNPTEWKCDRTFDCILVASLFSHLPEPTFIAWLAKLYNQLSPQGILLFSVHDSAILPAGQQMPESGICFVEDSESKSLSTQEYGSTWVTETFVQRAIQQATGASLPYYRIKKGLWQQDLYILAKNPDTQFSSLQVKSMPRGYLGKCFINNKYRLQLQGWAIDLSPNESIKTVQIWINGQLKQECLPITERPDVAELLGVDRILKAGWVCSCPLDFATPIDRTILLIKIISTSGIERLIHVSILESALTKPLPDQFEIPETVSETIPLDRRIKAGWRTVREQLNIQEKKGWIKGSLDEVETLTSTYFVLKGWAADTSLNSQIADVQIWINDQLIQRSLPFIPRIDVAQFLGDERLLNCGWTCAIEWKGCDRSDRLIVKAISSNQTERILYQDFLQAALKLNHVN, from the coding sequence TTGATTTCCACTTCAATTTCTGCGGAAAACTATCCAGCAATTCGCGCCTTTATTCAAGACCAGGCGGTTCAAGCGGCTACCTTTAATTCTAACATTCATCCTGATGATGAAATGTTCTCTTTTCTGTTGGACTTTTATCAAGGCAATACAGAAAAAGCGCTGTTGGCTTATTTTAAGTCTGGTCAAGAGGTTATGGATCGGGTCAGACAAATTATTGAGTGGAAATTTGGTAACTTTGAAAAGTTAGAGAGTTTTCTTGATTTTGCCTGCGGTTATGGGCGTTTTACCCGCTTTTTGGTTCAAGAACTTTCTCCAAAGCGAATCTGTGTTTCTGATATCTATACAAGTGCGGTTGATTTTCAGAAACAACAGTTTGGCGTCCAAGGAATTTATTCTACAACAAACCCGACTGAGTGGAAGTGCGATCGCACCTTTGATTGCATCTTAGTCGCCTCGTTATTTAGCCACCTCCCCGAACCTACTTTTATCGCTTGGCTTGCTAAACTTTATAATCAACTTTCTCCTCAAGGTATCTTATTATTCAGCGTTCACGATAGCGCCATCTTACCCGCCGGACAGCAAATGCCAGAGAGCGGTATTTGTTTTGTAGAAGATAGCGAAAGTAAATCTTTGAGTACCCAGGAATATGGCTCAACTTGGGTAACGGAAACCTTTGTGCAGCGGGCAATTCAACAAGCAACCGGAGCATCCTTACCCTATTATCGGATTAAAAAAGGGCTGTGGCAGCAAGATTTATATATTCTGGCTAAAAATCCCGATACTCAGTTTTCTAGTCTCCAAGTTAAAAGTATGCCGCGAGGCTATTTAGGCAAGTGTTTTATCAATAATAAATATCGCTTGCAATTACAAGGTTGGGCGATTGATTTAAGTCCGAATGAATCTATAAAAACGGTTCAGATTTGGATTAATGGTCAGCTTAAACAAGAATGCTTGCCCATTACCGAACGACCTGATGTAGCAGAATTGCTAGGAGTAGACCGCATTTTGAAAGCGGGATGGGTCTGTTCTTGTCCTTTAGACTTTGCTACTCCAATCGATCGGACAATTTTACTGATAAAAATTATTAGTACATCGGGTATTGAGCGGCTGATTCATGTTAGTATTCTTGAATCTGCATTAACAAAACCCCTGCCCGACCAATTTGAAATTCCTGAAACTGTCTCTGAAACAATTCCCTTAGATCGACGAATTAAAGCAGGCTGGAGAACGGTTAGAGAACAATTGAATATCCAAGAAAAAAAGGGGTGGATCAAAGGAAGTTTAGATGAAGTAGAAACGCTAACCTCAACTTACTTCGTCTTAAAAGGTTGGGCGGCTGACACTTCTTTGAATTCTCAGATCGCAGACGTGCAGATTTGGATCAATGACCAACTGATTCAACGCTCTCTACCCTTTATTCCCCGCATTGACGTGGCTCAGTTTTTAGGAGACGAACGCTTACTCAACTGTGGCTGGACTTGTGCGATAGAGTGGAAAGGCTGCGATCGCAGCGATCGCCTTATCGTCAAAGCCATTAGCAGCAATCAAACCGAACGCATCCTCTATCAAGATTTCCTGCAAGCCGCTTTGAAGCTAAACCATGTCAACTGA
- the crtD gene encoding C-3',4' desaturase CrtD — translation MSSTKPRVVVIGAGIGGLTAAALLAHQNYPVTAFDLAIVPGGCASTFKRKGFTFDVGATQVAGLEPGGIHKRIFDELELEIPDATPCDPACAVFLPTESQPIQVWRDPERWKAERQQQFPGSEPFWQLLNTLFQASWKFQGRDPVLPPRNLWDLGQLIKAVRPDTLITVPFTLATVGDALRWFGLADNLRLRTFLDMQLKLYSQVDAEETALLYAATALSVSQEPQGLYHLQGSMQALSDRLCLALERERAKLRMRHRVERIHTHNGIPTGVTVRNAKTGETWIEPADIIIANVTVQNLIQLLDGTSDTTTQQRMAGYRRRVDKLPDASGAFVIYLGVDQSAIPPDCPPHLQFLYDYDGPIGENNSLFVSVSHPGDGRAPQGKATIIASSFTDPRAWWQCSDYQALKQHYTDSAIARLSQYFHLTPETLIHIEAATPRTFAHFTGRDRGIVGGIGQRLPTFGPFGFANRTPLPNLWLVGDSTHPGEGTAGVSYSALTVVRQILS, via the coding sequence ATGAGTTCGACTAAACCGCGAGTCGTCGTCATTGGTGCTGGTATTGGAGGCCTAACCGCCGCCGCCCTTTTAGCCCATCAAAATTATCCCGTCACCGCGTTCGATTTAGCAATTGTCCCCGGTGGGTGCGCTTCCACCTTCAAGCGCAAAGGCTTTACCTTTGATGTGGGTGCAACCCAAGTCGCGGGGTTAGAACCGGGGGGTATCCACAAGCGGATTTTTGACGAACTTGAATTAGAGATTCCCGATGCTACTCCCTGCGATCCGGCTTGTGCTGTATTTTTACCCACCGAAAGCCAACCGATCCAAGTTTGGCGAGATCCCGAACGGTGGAAAGCCGAACGCCAACAACAGTTTCCGGGTAGCGAACCCTTTTGGCAACTTTTAAATACATTATTCCAAGCCAGTTGGAAATTCCAAGGACGAGATCCGGTTTTACCGCCCCGGAATTTGTGGGATTTGGGACAATTAATCAAAGCCGTTCGTCCCGATACGCTGATTACTGTTCCTTTTACCTTAGCAACGGTTGGCGATGCCTTGCGCTGGTTTGGCTTGGCGGATAACCTGCGGCTGAGAACCTTTTTAGATATGCAGTTGAAACTGTATTCTCAAGTGGATGCAGAAGAAACGGCCTTACTTTATGCAGCAACCGCTTTATCGGTATCCCAGGAACCTCAAGGCTTGTATCATTTACAGGGAAGTATGCAGGCTTTAAGCGATCGCCTCTGCTTGGCTTTAGAACGCGAGCGCGCAAAATTGCGAATGCGCCACAGAGTTGAACGCATCCACACCCACAACGGTATCCCCACAGGCGTCACCGTTCGCAACGCCAAAACCGGGGAAACTTGGATAGAACCCGCCGATATCATTATCGCTAACGTCACCGTCCAAAACCTCATCCAACTCCTAGACGGCACATCCGACACCACCACCCAGCAACGCATGGCGGGATATCGGCGGCGCGTCGATAAACTCCCTGATGCTTCAGGCGCGTTTGTCATCTATCTTGGGGTAGACCAAAGTGCAATTCCCCCCGACTGTCCGCCGCATTTACAATTTCTCTACGATTATGATGGCCCCATCGGCGAAAATAACTCCTTATTTGTCTCCGTGAGTCATCCTGGCGATGGACGCGCCCCCCAAGGAAAAGCCACTATTATTGCATCGTCCTTTACCGATCCGCGAGCTTGGTGGCAGTGTAGCGATTATCAGGCGCTCAAACAACACTATACCGATAGTGCGATCGCCCGTTTAAGTCAATATTTCCACCTCACCCCCGAAACCCTCATCCACATTGAAGCCGCCACCCCCCGCACCTTCGCCCATTTTACCGGACGCGATCGCGGTATCGTCGGCGGCATCGGTCAGCGCCTCCCCACCTTCGGACCTTTCGGTTTCGCCAACCGTACCCCCCTCCCCAACCTCTGGTTAGTCGGAGACTCCACCCACCCCGGAGAAGGAACCGCAGGCGTATCCTATTCCGCCTTAACCGTCGTTCGACAAATCCTTTCTTGA
- a CDS encoding pitrilysin family protein: MTSALLKSPHLPRLNAPKRHRLPNGLMIVAEQMPVEAVNLSLWLNVGSAVESNEINGMAHFLEHMVFKGTAKLQSGEFERLIEERGAVTNAATSQDYTHFYITTAPKDFAELAPFQLDVVLNPSIPDEAFERERLVVLEEIRRSDDNPRRRTYLRSMELAFEQLPYRRPVLGPTANIEQLTTQQMRDFHGRWYQPQSVTAVAVGNLPVEELIEIVAQSCESALGHSAPTHRPWEEVNPSASLPLPLEGLQFQSETPYTEVVRQELSDRTLTQARLIMVWRVPGALQLEETYGFDVLASILGQGRTSRLVQDLREDRGLVTSIFASNMTYLHQGLFYISAQLPVENVPVVEQAILDHLKALQTSIQPGEIARVRAQVANRFIFGNETPSDRASLYGYYQSVLGDLAPALHYPHCVQSLEVADLQATAQAYLSPEAYGVLVVRPE, translated from the coding sequence ATGACCTCAGCGCTTCTTAAGTCCCCCCATCTGCCTCGCTTGAACGCTCCCAAGCGCCATCGCTTACCCAACGGTTTAATGATTGTTGCAGAACAGATGCCTGTAGAGGCCGTGAATTTAAGCCTTTGGTTAAACGTGGGTTCTGCGGTAGAGTCCAACGAGATTAATGGAATGGCTCATTTTCTAGAGCATATGGTGTTTAAGGGTACTGCCAAACTCCAAAGCGGGGAGTTTGAGCGACTCATTGAAGAACGGGGGGCGGTGACAAATGCGGCGACTAGCCAAGATTACACCCATTTTTATATCACGACTGCGCCTAAAGACTTTGCAGAGTTGGCTCCGTTTCAACTCGATGTGGTACTCAATCCCAGCATTCCCGATGAGGCCTTTGAGCGAGAACGGCTGGTGGTGTTAGAAGAAATTCGTCGTTCTGATGATAATCCCCGCCGCCGCACCTATTTACGTTCGATGGAGTTAGCCTTTGAGCAGCTTCCCTATCGCCGTCCGGTACTGGGGCCAACTGCCAACATTGAACAGCTTACAACCCAACAAATGCGCGATTTTCATGGTCGCTGGTATCAACCCCAGTCGGTGACGGCGGTGGCGGTGGGGAATTTACCCGTTGAGGAGTTAATTGAGATTGTGGCTCAAAGTTGCGAGTCAGCGTTGGGTCATTCTGCGCCAACCCATCGCCCTTGGGAAGAAGTCAATCCCAGTGCATCTTTGCCTTTACCCCTAGAAGGGCTGCAATTTCAATCGGAAACTCCCTATACTGAGGTGGTTCGCCAGGAGTTGAGCGATCGCACTCTCACTCAAGCCCGATTAATTATGGTCTGGCGGGTTCCCGGTGCGTTGCAACTCGAAGAAACCTATGGGTTTGACGTACTGGCTTCTATTCTCGGACAAGGGCGAACTTCTCGTTTAGTCCAAGATTTACGCGAGGATCGCGGCTTGGTAACGAGCATCTTTGCTAGCAATATGACCTATCTGCACCAAGGTCTATTTTATATTTCAGCCCAGTTGCCTGTAGAGAATGTCCCGGTCGTCGAACAAGCCATTCTCGACCATCTGAAAGCCCTGCAAACCTCTATCCAACCTGGGGAAATTGCCCGCGTCCGCGCCCAAGTCGCCAATCGGTTTATCTTTGGGAATGAGACACCGAGCGATCGCGCTAGCTTATACGGCTATTATCAATCCGTTTTGGGCGATCTCGCACCCGCTTTGCACTATCCCCATTGCGTTCAATCGCTAGAAGTGGCAGATTTGCAAGCAACGGCTCAAGCCTACCTCTCTCCTGAAGCCTACGGCGTTTTGGTGGTACGGCCCGAATAA
- a CDS encoding DNA double-strand break repair nuclease NurA, which produces MPLKPSQILALLQAKRSDFQAFDRTAFQVLHQYRSALSTLSGESPEAIAQRISQQNREQIGAEPLEALGSFPSWVIPSNLTWQNREQSLEWVRDRLMGIPTFAVDGSQIYPSKDFSIPIALIQVGWFENFHLPNGAYHKDIALDILTPAQLRAVPNSESLERLVHQRRFEIEIRRLIQYMHENQAEEIDRNTENASLSGNITFPYRAGLVFYDGSLIATFAEVFEQTTRQFYTHSLRQLLQTSDRCRVPLVAYIDTSYARDLTALLRLLFNLPEASTIHDAALLNPLMQWGDRTPVFRCRRPGILQDYQDQSDQIMFTYLKAHDGYPVRLEMPVWIYEAGILERVMDWIRGEIIVGGGYPYAIETADQVAVLQESDRQLFYRMLQEWADREQLHLRLSRKMVSKVRRRL; this is translated from the coding sequence ATGCCCCTCAAACCTTCACAAATTTTGGCTCTCCTTCAGGCGAAACGTTCGGACTTTCAAGCTTTCGATCGCACTGCCTTTCAGGTGCTTCATCAATATCGCAGTGCCTTATCCACGCTATCGGGAGAGTCTCCGGAGGCGATCGCACAACGGATTTCTCAACAGAATCGAGAGCAAATCGGGGCGGAACCTTTAGAAGCGCTAGGCTCATTTCCCAGTTGGGTGATTCCTTCAAACCTAACGTGGCAAAATCGAGAACAAAGTTTAGAATGGGTGCGCGATCGCCTGATGGGAATTCCCACCTTTGCAGTTGATGGTTCGCAGATTTATCCCAGCAAGGACTTTTCCATTCCCATTGCGCTGATTCAAGTGGGTTGGTTTGAAAATTTCCACCTCCCCAATGGTGCTTATCACAAAGACATCGCTCTCGATATTTTGACCCCCGCTCAACTTCGCGCAGTACCGAACAGCGAGTCTCTAGAGCGGTTAGTTCATCAACGTCGATTTGAGATCGAGATCCGACGCTTAATCCAGTATATGCACGAGAATCAGGCAGAGGAAATTGATAGAAATACTGAAAATGCGTCGCTTTCAGGAAACATTACCTTTCCTTATCGAGCCGGTTTAGTGTTCTATGACGGCTCCTTGATTGCCACCTTTGCGGAGGTATTCGAGCAAACAACGCGTCAATTTTATACCCACTCTCTGCGCCAATTGCTGCAAACGAGCGATCGCTGTCGGGTGCCTTTGGTTGCCTATATCGATACATCCTATGCGCGGGATTTAACCGCCTTGCTGCGCCTATTATTCAATTTGCCAGAAGCGTCTACCATTCACGATGCGGCGCTGTTGAATCCGTTGATGCAATGGGGCGATCGCACTCCCGTTTTCCGCTGTCGTCGCCCTGGAATTCTCCAAGACTACCAGGATCAAAGCGACCAAATTATGTTTACCTATCTCAAAGCGCACGATGGCTATCCGGTTCGCTTAGAAATGCCAGTTTGGATCTATGAAGCGGGGATTTTAGAACGGGTGATGGATTGGATTAGGGGAGAGATTATTGTGGGTGGGGGGTATCCCTACGCCATCGAAACCGCCGATCAAGTGGCGGTATTGCAAGAGAGCGATCGCCAACTCTTCTATCGGATGTTACAAGAATGGGCCGATCGCGAACAACTGCACCTACGGCTGTCGCGCAAAATGGTTAGTAAAGTTAGGCGACGGCTTTAA
- a CDS encoding cobyrinic acid a,c-diamide synthase, with amino-acid sequence MDQLPPEVKKWAESLPWTHRRYVLSLCHLLCAAPPEVQAEFLDDYTADGLVYKMIQDHYTKQKVSFYLIKFHIATELTEALLRGYIRQFYIHSAHDVRRQPAHYLESVLRLVINPQEKNNVFNYILGFELLKMMFKMSWLQHERLYKSQINQEAFLHAYIKPIQYAHRLNGVIYPKDENVFFAKRDYYVQQPEVSDTKVRELVISTFPTKFVSEFGFSIIRHPNSLNFDYDYIFSPETDEIFANN; translated from the coding sequence ATGGATCAGTTGCCTCCAGAGGTCAAAAAATGGGCTGAAAGTCTCCCGTGGACTCATCGCCGCTACGTTTTATCGTTGTGTCACTTACTTTGCGCCGCGCCTCCGGAAGTTCAAGCCGAATTTTTAGACGATTATACGGCAGATGGTCTAGTCTACAAAATGATTCAAGACCATTATACGAAACAAAAAGTTAGCTTTTACTTAATCAAGTTCCATATTGCAACTGAGTTAACAGAAGCTCTTTTAAGAGGTTACATTCGTCAGTTTTATATCCATTCCGCCCACGATGTTCGCCGCCAACCCGCGCATTATTTAGAGTCTGTTTTACGCCTAGTCATCAATCCCCAAGAGAAAAATAATGTTTTTAACTACATTTTGGGGTTTGAATTACTCAAAATGATGTTTAAAATGAGTTGGTTGCAGCACGAACGCTTGTATAAGTCTCAGATTAACCAAGAAGCCTTTTTGCACGCCTACATCAAACCCATTCAATACGCGCATCGGCTGAATGGCGTGATTTACCCCAAGGATGAAAATGTCTTTTTTGCCAAGCGCGATTATTACGTGCAACAACCGGAAGTATCAGATACAAAAGTCCGGGAACTGGTAATTTCGACATTTCCCACTAAGTTTGTCAGCGAATTTGGTTTTTCCATCATTCGCCACCCCAATTCCCTCAACTTCGATTATGACTATATCTTTAGTCCCGAAACTGATGAAATTTTTGCCAATAACTAA
- a CDS encoding HAD-IA family hydrolase translates to MSPLPQVIFLDAVGTLFGVRGTVGEVYGEIAQQFGVAVAPEAIDTAFIECFQRSPLAAFPGVSPAELAEYEFNWWRAIATQTFQQVGVFEQFADFSGFFTQLYDYFATADPWFVYPDVVEALAGWQNQGIELGIISNFDSRIYSVLKALNLAEFFTSFTISTEVGVAKPNSQIFAIALTKHHCSVSEAWHIGDSWKEDYQAATEAGLKAIWLNRDSRRQPGSGEVWYSLLG, encoded by the coding sequence ATGTCTCCTCTTCCCCAAGTGATTTTTTTAGATGCGGTGGGTACGTTGTTTGGCGTGCGAGGAACGGTGGGGGAGGTGTATGGAGAAATCGCGCAGCAGTTTGGCGTAGCGGTTGCGCCAGAGGCTATTGATACGGCGTTTATTGAGTGTTTTCAGCGATCGCCTTTAGCTGCTTTTCCGGGGGTTTCCCCTGCTGAACTGGCTGAGTACGAGTTTAACTGGTGGCGGGCGATCGCCACTCAAACGTTTCAACAAGTTGGGGTGTTTGAGCAGTTTGCAGACTTTTCTGGCTTTTTTACCCAACTTTACGATTATTTTGCGACGGCCGATCCGTGGTTTGTTTATCCAGACGTGGTTGAAGCGCTGGCTGGCTGGCAAAACCAAGGGATTGAATTGGGGATTATCTCAAATTTCGATTCGCGGATCTATTCGGTGCTGAAGGCTTTAAATTTAGCGGAGTTTTTCACGTCGTTTACCATCTCTACTGAGGTGGGAGTGGCTAAACCCAATTCGCAGATTTTTGCGATCGCCCTTACAAAACACCACTGTAGCGTCTCAGAAGCTTGGCATATTGGAGATAGCTGGAAAGAAGACTATCAAGCCGCTACTGAGGCGGGTTTAAAGGCAATTTGGCTTAACCGTGACTCGCGTCGCCAACCCGGTTCGGGAGAGGTTTGGTATAGCCTTCTGGGGTGA